The sequence CAAAAGGCCAGTTTGTACAAAGATCGGAGTCACTGTTCCGCAAAACAGTAAAACCCTTGTTAACGTTAACGTAACAAATGCAATCCAAAAGTTTCCAAAAGCCAGTTTTTACGAAGATCGGAGACACTGTTCTGCAAAACACTAAAACCCTAGTTAACGTTACAAATGCAGTCCAAAAGTTTCAAAAAGCCAGTTCTTACGAAGATCGGAGACACTGTTCTGCAAAACACTAAAACCCTTGCTAACGTAATGAAACAAATGCAATCCAAAAGTTTCAAAAATCCAGTTTGTACGAAGATCGGAGACACTGTTTTGCAAAACACTAAAACCCTCGTTAACGTTAATGTACAAATGCAATCCAAAAGTTTAAAAAAGCCAGTTTGTACGAAGATCGTAGACACTGCTTTGCAAAACACAAAAACCATCGTTAACGTTAACGTACAAATGCAATCCAAAGGTTTCAAAAAGCCAGTTTGTACAAAGATCGAAGACACTGTTTGGCAAAATACTAAATCTCTCGTTAACATAACAAATGCAATCTAAAAGTTTCAAAAAGCCTGTTGGTACGAAGATCGGAGACACTGTTCCGCAAAACACTTAAACCTTTGCTAATGTTAACGTAACAAATGCAAGATGAAGATCGGAGACACTGCTCTGCAGAACACTAAAACCCTAGTTAACGTTAACGTTACAAGATCGGAGGCACTGTTCTGCAAAACACTAAAACCCCCGTTAAGTTAACGTACAAATGCAATCTAAAAGTTTCAAAAAGCCTGTTTGTACGAAGATCGGAGACACTGCTCTGCAAAACACTAAAACCCTCGTTAACGTTAACGTTACAAATGCAATCAAAAAGTTTCCAATAAGCCAGTTTGTACAAAGATCGGAGATACTGTTCCGCAAAACACTAAAACTCTTGTTAACGTTAACGTTACAAGATCGGAGACACTTCCGCAAAACACTAAAACTCTCGTTAACGTTACAAGATCGGAGACACTGTTCCGCGAAACACTAAAACCCTCGTTAACATTAACGTAACGAATTCAATCCGAACAACGTTTTGAGCTACCGAATTGGTTTGCTAATTGTAATGTCAATTTTTGTTGTACATTTGCACCTGAAAGTCAGCTCGGGGCCTAGAAAGTTAGCAAAAAAGCGAATCGGAATTGAGTTTTGTCGACTGGCGACGTGGCAAACATGTCACCTGTGGGTGAGCCCAGAGCTCTTTTGATGAAGTCAGCTGCCGGGTAAAAGAAGGGCGTGAGGTTAAAGGTCACCATGTCGAAGGCCTCCACGCCGTGATATGTGATCTTGGTGTCGCGGTAGAACGCGGCGCCCGTTTTGACGTTGAACTTGCCGTCGGCGGCGTTGAGCACGTGGCTGATGCGGTGAGCCTGCAGGCTCCTCTTGTCTTTGGCCGCGCGCCTGAAGACAGAACGTTTGTGGTATTTTCCGTGCGTATTATTGCAGTTGTACAAAAAGCCTCACATGTCTCCCAAGTAGATCCTCGGCTGGACCTGGTCCATGTGGTGACTGTCGCTGCCTTTCTTGGTCCACATCAGCCGGTGCAGTTCCGACGCCGGGGGGCTCTCGTACCTGCTAGGTCCTCCTTCCGGGCACGCTAAGCTCCTCAGACCTCGAGGCATGACCTGATGCTCCACTTTCTCTGCAATGAtcaggtaaaaaaacattttttaggaaCCTCCAATGCCttcgagcagtggttctcaaactttttttttttttaccaaataccacctcaaaaaacacttggctctccaagtaccaccatagtaaccaacattacaatacagtagcgttgtcaggttcaaacactgatgacatctattaaacaagacaagaagcaaggaattaaacagagacagaattaaatttggctcaatgaggagagcgcgtacacctgtagccttgtacagtgttccaccacgctctgacgaaagattgtacgcctcctcttttatttggactttccctgattacatggcaacagctgtttctaagggaggggggtcgtaaacagccatcgcctttggttacaaaacagttcaaagaaaaggtcgtaaaacagttcaaagaaaaggtgcttggagggaggtcaggccctgcctcctctccgctttgtagatctcgggtaaagacaaaatcttcctgtggattataatacatcaaagaaactgacaccctcatgtcgctccccatcctacacagtggagttttacaagacttttgcttggtaggatcaaagacagcttttgtcctctcgcagggcgagctgaactcaatgtagcacaaagttttgtgataacctagatacaattattctgacaagcgtagtaataataataataataataataacgataataataatggattagatttatctAGCGCTTTTCTATTGACGAGATACTCAAAACACTCACATAGAAATGAGAACCCAAAATTCATTCAGTCCCCATTCACATATTTTAACAGTTGAACGTACTGAAATATAATGAACTGGTAGAATACAATATTCTAAGAATTATGTATAAAGCATATAGAACAAGtctaccaaccaatattcaaagcagatttgtaaaaaaaaaaagtaagtcattttaatttaaaaggaATTGAGATATGTAAACAATCTAGTTTTAAAACAGTGACAACAGAAAAGATGCATTTCAATCAAAGGTGTTCATTTATGGAACAAAAGGGACAGTCGGACAAAACAATGTAAATCTCTATTTAAAATATTATACGTTTGTATTTATTTCGGCTTCTTTTAATTCATGATTTCTgagtgaataaaataaaaatggaaattgattaaaaaaaatatcaaacttacaataaaaatgttttaatgccaGATCCGGCctgcgaatgaatgatctatggcccccgggatgatatttgattagtgtaagaaccggcccgcaggccacagccgcctgctgctgttttgcacgcaccaatactccatcagtgttggcgctaggaattttcccagggaccccatcaagttatacaaatggggtcccacagtaaatttttggggtcccacttttttgtaactgttttaaaaacaaatgataaatgtatgcattatcctgttatagctctcattctatattgtgttttggaaaaaggttgtcataaacgttacttaattcattaaaaacaataatacaaaagaaaacacatttttatgcatatgtaaatgtattcagttataaacattcattcactttcttatttccttcatggatctaaactttaccgctgccggtatttttttctatattgttattgtaatattttcagaatgtgtttgttgtatttttggccaaagtaagacaaagaaaacaatttgaagttgtctttattttttagttttaatgccatgattttaatagtccggcctgcATGAGCAGATTTTACTCCattcggcccctgagctaaaatgagtttgacatctcattgtgcaacatgtgaatgttttaagaagAACTAAaagtgatctctgaaaggggtacaaattatttccaaagcaggacccccacccagacatacactaCTAGaacatagctcatgaaaaacaagttGTGAGTTGATCAAAATCACCCATATTAGAAAATGATCTCATGAAaaggactgctgtcatttgattattataataaaacatgtaacttgttatttagtcagagtTTATGCGTTTGCGCACACAAAAAGtcgggacaactccaacaccacacaaagtgtaaCATCCAGGTCTTTACACTATGACTacccaatcagatgtgtgcttagtCTACTGTCATATATTaggaatgttaatttatggatatcaatcatgaaatgctgttattagattacagaaatgctcattaaaaaaaagatatattttacggacagaaagtgacaggaatgtacactttataccatgcatacatctcattgtgcaacatgtgaatgttttaagaagAACTAAaggtgatctctgaaaggggtacaaagcaggacccccacccagacatacaatacactgcaaaaactgaaatctaagtaagattaaatatctcaaataagggtgatatttgcttattttctgtctgataaaataattcttctcactaagcagattttatgttagagtgttttacttgttttaagggttttggtcctaaatgatctcagtaagatattacagcttgtagctgagattttatgacctatattgagtaaaacatgcttgaaactagaatatcaactgttgcaaagctgtgtcatcaacactcacaagtataaaactacttttttaaagtaataaaaaatcatgactttgacacaattaaagtaccaatgattgtcacatacacactaggtgtggcgaaattgtgtctcatattaaaacagatgacagccaaatggactttgctgttttattttcaacgaaacaatagaaaataagtactggtatagtagtacagttattagtgacaatgtacttattttaaggtatgtttgggttcattgaggttagctaattttacttgttttggaaagtcttgacaagccaaattttcttgttctattggcagatattttagcttagttcaaataaaatacccctaatgttttttctttttttttttttcttgtttttgaacactgactttttgcagtgcactagaacatagctcatgaaaaacaagttATGAGTGGACAAAAATCacctatattagaaaataatctcatgaaaaggactttgattattataataaaacttgtaacTTATTATGTAGTCagggtttttgcgtttgctcacacacatgaaaaattatcgGGACCATTGGTAATGTCGATCTTGAGCTATAAGTTAATGCTGTTTTGGGTAGCTATTACGGGGTTTAACGTGACATTTGCTACGCTAACTAATAGCGGGGACGCTTGTAACAAAGCATAACGATTAGCTGAGAAACTGCTCTTATCCTCAAACACTCTTaagtaaggatgtccgataatatcggactgccgataaatgctttaaaatgtaatatcggaaatgatcggtatcggtttcaaaattattggtatcggtttcaaaaagtaaaatgtatgactttttaaaacgccgctgtgtacacggacgtagggagaagtacagagcgccaataaaccttaaaggcactgcctttgtgtgccggcccagtcacataatatctacggcttttcacacacaagtgaatgcaagacatacttggtcaacagccatacaggtcacactgagggtggccgtataaacaactttaacactgttacaaatatgcgccacgctgtgaactcACAccgaaaaagaatgacaaacacatttcgggagaacatccgcaccgtaacacaacataaacacaacagaacaaatacccagaaccccttgcagcactaactcttccgggacgctacaatatacaccccccgctactccccctcacctcaaaccccccccccccccccccccccccccgccaaccccacccatctcaacctcctcatgctctctcagggagagcatgtcccaaattccaagctgctgttttgaggcatgttaaaaaaaataatgcactttgtgacttcaataataaatatggcagtgccatgttggcattttttttccataacttgagttgatttattttggaaaaccttgttacattgtttaatgcatccagcggggcatcacaacaaaattaggcataataatgtgttaattccacgactgtatatatcggtatcggttgatatcggtatcggtaattaagagttggacaatatcggaatatcggatatcggcaaaaaagcctttatcggacatctatacTCTTAAGTTGAGGCACCACTGTAGTCAGACGCAGTTTTCATTGTCCTTGGTCAATGGTGGGAGCACTAAAATGCTGCTTTAAAAGTCAAGTAAATAAATGCActgtgtaatttaaaaaaataaataaataaacattagtCAATCCCAAGGTCAGAAGGTCTTTGTAAAGAGACCTGAAAATGTGGATGTTCACTCGCACACACGCCATGGCTTCACACCAGCGTGCGTGTAAGAGGAGCTGAGCAACATGTGTCCTGCAGAGCGTTTTCTGCTTTTTATTGATCCTGCTAGCGCCCACAAGCCACAGTCACATGTCCCCTGATGACGGCGAGCGGCCTTGTTGGCGTTCTTAAGGCCAACCCGTCCTTCCTGCTCTAATTAAAGATGCAATATGCATGggaagaaatgcacttttcttttTTGGTGATTTGTGATGTGCTTTTTCGcagttaattcattaaaaaaaatcacatgaatATGATATTGAAAGTGCAAACTACAAAATAAGATGTCAGACACTTGCCTTATCTTCAAACTCCTCACGTCTCCAAAGTACGAGCCGCACAAACGTCGtcgtcctcctcttcttcttcctcccccTCCGCGGCCACCGGCGTAATCTACCCGGCAACCTTTTCGGCTATTTTAACATCAGCGCTTCAGCCCTTCACCCAAAATAATTCCGGCATCATCTTCCTGAAAGGTTAGCAGAGTGACGAGAGAATGTTGGAGCAAATTGTTGTAATAGTTGCATTGATAAGTGGACTGTTTTCATTGCATTATAACAACAGGTTGTTATTGACAAAGCACAAACATCTAATGTGATGCAATCcttcactttttttgtttttcttttgcacATTTGGAGATACCGTACATACATTTTTGTGAATTTTCCTCAAAGgtgttaataaattaaatataatgATTTTCAATTCATTACAGGCACTCtttatttttcaaataatttatttaatagaatttaattttttaatttttattttttttacatatttttaaagCAGTTAAACCATATTTACATGTTGTTACTGTTATAGATGAATATCTGCTTTGTGTGCTTTCTAATTcaggttttttttgcttttttttagtattattttatacaaacatttttttaaataataaaaaatttaatagaCTTTACAACAAAGTgacattactttaaaaaatatccatccatccatccattttctaccgcttattccctttggggtcgcggggggcgctggagcctatctcagctacaatcgggcggaaggcggggtacaccctggacaagtcgccacctcatcacagggccaacacagatagacagacaacattcacactcacatccacacactagggccaattaagtgttgccaatcaacttatccccaggtgcatgtctttggaggtgggaggaagccggagtacccggagggaacccacgcagtcacggggagaacatgcaaactccacacagaaagatcccgagcccgggattgaacccaagactactcagaaaaatagtatttgtttattattatttttttagtcattataaaataaattcaccaatgagggggaaaaatatttttttaaatttaccatTGCTGTTAAAAAAATAGAACTAATATCAGAAAGTGTGAAAgtagtttttttcagtttttctttttttattgttttagtttATGTGAATTTTATTTCATAATACATATGTTGTGTtgctttttaatttattttgtatatgaTTGATTTAGTGACTTATTCAAAAATTATTTAGTACGACTGaacaaaaataatccaaaagtaaAGTTTTACTTTAAGAATATTacctaaaaatatttaaaaaaattaaaaatgtatgtaaaatctATCATTGTGGTTAAATATAGGTTAATTTTTATAGAAATAATATAAGAAAATGTAAATTCATagatttttaattgtgtattttttaaCAAAGTTTATTTTATGATATAAATGTTTTATTGCCTTTCTAATAatgttttgaggatttttttaaatcttatttcatataaatatatatatatatatatatgtatatgggtatatgtatgtatatatatatatatatatatgtatatatatatatatatatatatatatatgtatatatatatatatatatatatatatatatatatatatatatatatatatatatatatatgtacatgtatgtatatatggtatgtatatatgtataaagtagGGTGCAGAAATACTGTTACTTTAAAAAGTTTTAAGAAATGTATTTAGTGATGAAATATAAATACTCTGTATGCAAAATCTATTATTGTTGTTAAATAATATAGAAAATTGTTgtggacatttttattttataaaaatgatCATTTATAATATAACTGTTTTGTTGCTttagataaaaacaaaaaactggcaattttttttttttattagcaaaCGATGAAGCTTTTCAAATGTATACATGTCCGCTACCTACTTTTAGTTGTAAATCACTAAAATgaaaaactaaatgaaaaagccACCAAATCCTACTTAAATTATCGTTTTCTTGTTCAAAATGCTAAAATTTGATTAAACATTGACAACAAAAGACGTGCACTGTCAGAATATATTTAAAAACCAAAATAGGTGGATATAGATTTAGCTgtacatttatttacataatGATGTTGTCACAAAGAAACATGTGCAGTACATTTATTTGGTCCATTCCGAGCAAATCATACGTTTAGTATAAAAGATGATGTACCGTAAGTAGAATAAATACTACAGTACATCAGcatataatgtttaaaataaaatattatgtaCCATAAGTAGGATAAATACTACAGTACATCAACACACAAAGTTTAAAATAAATGATGATGTACAGTAAATAGAATAAATACTACAGTGCATCAGCATACAACGTTTAGGATAAAAGATGATGTACGTAAAATAAATACTGCAGTACATCAGCATACGTTTAAGATAAACGATGATGTACCATAAGTAGAATAAATATGATAGTACATCAACATACAACATTTAAGACACATTATGATGTACCGTAAGTAGAATAAATACTACAGTACATCAGCATACaacttttaaaataaattatgatgTACAGTAAGTAGAATAAATACTACAGTACATCAGCATACGTTTAAGATAAATGATGTACCATAAGTAGAATAAATACTACAGTACATCAGCATACAACTTTTAAGATCAATTATGATGTACAGTAAGTAGAATAAATACTACAGTACATCAGCAAACAACgtttaaaataaaagatgatGTACCGTAAGTAGAATAAATACTACAGTACATCAGCATATaacgtttaaaataaaaaatgatggacaataaatagaataaatactacagtatatcagcatacaacatttaaaataaaagatgATATACTATAAGTACAATGAATATTACAGTACATTAAGATAAATGATAATGTATCGTAAGTAGAATAAATACTACAGTAGATCAACATACATTTTAGATAAATGATGATGTACAGTAAGTAGAATAAATACTACAGTACATCAGCATTCAACATTTAAGATAAATGATGGTGTACCGTAAGTAGAATAAATACTACAGTACATCAGCATACAACttttaaaagaaaatatgatATACAATAAGTAGAATAAATACTACAGTCCATCACCATACGTTTAAGATAAATTATGTACGGTAAGTAGAATAAATACTACAGTACATCAACATACAACttttaaaagaaaatatgatATACAGTAAATAGAATAAATACTACAGTCCATCAGCATACaacgtttaaaataaaaaatgtacagtaAGTAGAATAAATACTACAGTACATCAACATACAACATTTTAGATAAATGATGTACCGTGGGTAGAATAAATACTACAGTACATCAGCATAcaacttttaaaataaaatatgatctACAATAAGTAGAATAAATACTACAGTACATCAGCATACAACgtttaaaataaaagatgatGTACAGTAAGTAGAATAAATACTACAGTACATCAAAATACAACGTTTAAGAGAAATGATCATGTATTGTAAGTAGAATAAATACTACAGTACATCAGCATATaacgtttaaaataaaaaatgatgtaCAATAAGTAGAATAAATACTACAGTATATCAGCATAcaatgtttaaaataaaagatgatATACTATAAGTACAATAAATATTACCGTACATTAAGATAAATGATAATGTACCGTAAGTAGACTAAATACTACAGTACATCAACATACAACATTTAAGATAAATGATGTACCGTAAGTAGAATAAATACTACAGTACATCAGCATACAACTTTTAAGATAAATTATGATGTACAGTAAATAGAATAAATACTACAGTACATCAGCATACGTTTAAGATAAATGATGATGCACCGTAAGTAGAATAAATACTACAGTACATCAGCATACAacttttaaaataaaagatgATGTACAGTAAGTAGAATAAATACTACAGTACATCAGCATACAACATTTAAGATAAATGATGATGTACCGTAAGTAGAATAAATACTACAGTACATCAGCATAcgacttttaaaataaaatatgatatataataAGTAGAATAAATACTACAATACATCAGTATACAACATTTAAGATAAATGATGATGTACAGTAAGTAGAATAAATACTACAGTACATCAGCACCAT is a genomic window of Nerophis lumbriciformis linkage group LG11, RoL_Nlum_v2.1, whole genome shotgun sequence containing:
- the LOC133610172 gene encoding dual specificity protein phosphatase 13B-like, whose protein sequence is MPRGLRSLACPEGGPSRYESPPASELHRLMWTKKGSDSHHMDQVQPRIYLGDMRAAKDKRSLQAHRISHVLNAADGKFNVKTGAAFYRDTKITYHGVEAFDMVTFNLTPFFYPAADFIKRALGSPTGGVLVHCAMGLSRSATLVLAYLMIHERMTLPEAIKAVSANRNISPNAGFLQQLRELDNELQRHQRVVRCDVRT